Proteins from one Epinephelus moara isolate mb chromosome 1, YSFRI_EMoa_1.0, whole genome shotgun sequence genomic window:
- the LOC126388464 gene encoding uncharacterized protein LOC126388464, which yields MEELDDVAVLTLRAANITEAMMITLSPEDLRDLFPGPENFLRRKAVWRACHGVSEEESGQEHSKLSGSSSFNESPMRQTSTPVNASPAKYTTPEKVVKLSFPEYVLHIDTELEQVRQQYFELSKRDEQRNCQMSKELRCRLIRNTMTSMIAILRAKGDGESHRYPSKPEITAMAKRIVLYYPMLQDQGFPTWVTVYTQLYKILQNVRSPQKRTTDGRHSKR from the exons ATGGAAGAATTGGATGATGTCGCAGTGTTGACTTTAAGAG CTGCAAACATCACTGAGGCAATGATGATCACCCTGTCTCCTGAAGACTTGCGGGATCTTTTCCCGGGCCCGGAGAACTTTTTACGGAGAAAAGCAGTCTGGCGTGCCTGTCATGGTGTATCGGAGGAG GAATCTGGCCAAGAACACTCAAAATTGTCAGGCAGTTCCTCCTTTAATGAGTCACCCATGCGGCAGACATCCACTCCTGTGAACGCAAGTCCTGCAAAGTACACAACCCCTGAAAAGGTTGTGAAGTTATCCTTTCCAGAATATGTATTGCACATCGACACAGAACTTGAGCAAGTCCGACAACAGTACTTTGAGTTGTCGAAGAGAGACGAACAGCGCAACTGCCAAATGTCAAAGGAGCTCAGATGCCGGCTCATTCGAAACACCATGACCAGTATGATTGCAATCCTGAGGGCGAAAGGGGATGGAGAATCACACAGATACCCATCAAAGCCAGAAATTACAGCAATGGCAAAGAGAATAGTACTGTACTACCCCATGCTGCAGGACCAAGGCTTCCCTACATGG GTCACTGTGTACACACAACTATACAAAATATTGCAAAATGTGAgatccccccaaaaaagaacCACAGATGGGAGACATTCGAAGAGGTGA